The Pirellulales bacterium genome includes a window with the following:
- the der gene encoding ribosome biogenesis GTPase Der, translated as MGVAQVVIVGRPNVGKSSLFNWIINRRVAIVDDQAGVTRDRLTQLMCVGDRYFELVDTGGIGIEDVDNLTSHIEEQIETAIESANIILFVVDTRDGLVPLDEDVAKRLRYTKVPVICVANKTDAEPLDAQANEFYRLGRGKLVRVSTQQNRGKQELLDEIFERLPDETAEGPPPEPMMKVAIVGRRNTGKSTFVNTLAQAERMIVSEVPGTTRDSVDVRFELDGKAFMAIDTPGLRRRKSISTDIDFYSTHRAERSIRRADVVLLFLDATERISKVDKQLCGYIAEQYKPCIFVVNKWDMMAASLPTEKWVHYLRDTFRTMRYAPIAFVTGKTGKNVKALLNHGQMLFKQARTRVSTSDLNRLLKAAIENNPPPLYRNRQPKIYYTTQVGEEPPTVVLFCNQPQAISENYRRYLLGVFRDNLPYAEVPIKLYLRKRESAEPAEAVEGERQPAAK; from the coding sequence ATGGGAGTCGCTCAAGTCGTCATCGTCGGCCGCCCGAATGTGGGCAAATCGAGCCTGTTCAACTGGATCATCAACCGGCGCGTCGCCATTGTCGACGACCAGGCGGGCGTGACACGCGATCGTTTGACCCAACTGATGTGCGTCGGCGATCGCTACTTCGAGCTGGTCGATACCGGCGGCATCGGCATCGAAGATGTCGACAACCTGACCAGCCACATCGAAGAGCAGATCGAAACGGCGATTGAGTCGGCCAATATCATCCTGTTTGTGGTCGATACGCGCGACGGCCTGGTGCCGCTCGACGAGGACGTCGCCAAGCGGCTCCGCTACACCAAGGTGCCGGTGATCTGCGTGGCCAACAAGACCGACGCGGAACCGCTCGACGCCCAGGCCAATGAGTTCTATCGGCTGGGCCGGGGCAAGCTGGTCCGCGTCAGCACCCAGCAAAACCGCGGCAAGCAGGAGCTGCTCGATGAAATCTTCGAGCGTTTGCCCGACGAGACGGCCGAGGGACCGCCCCCGGAACCGATGATGAAAGTGGCCATCGTCGGCCGCCGCAACACGGGCAAGAGCACGTTCGTGAACACGCTGGCCCAGGCCGAGCGGATGATCGTCAGCGAGGTGCCGGGCACCACGCGCGACAGCGTCGACGTGCGGTTCGAGCTCGACGGCAAGGCGTTCATGGCCATCGACACGCCGGGCCTGCGCCGCCGCAAGAGCATCTCGACCGACATCGACTTTTACAGCACGCACCGGGCCGAGCGGAGCATTCGCCGGGCCGACGTGGTGTTGCTGTTCCTCGACGCCACCGAGCGAATCAGCAAGGTCGACAAGCAGCTTTGCGGCTACATCGCCGAACAATACAAACCGTGCATCTTCGTAGTCAACAAGTGGGACATGATGGCGGCCAGCCTGCCGACGGAAAAATGGGTCCACTACCTCCGCGACACCTTTCGCACCATGCGCTACGCGCCGATCGCTTTTGTCACCGGCAAGACCGGCAAGAACGTCAAGGCGTTGTTGAATCACGGCCAGATGCTGTTCAAGCAGGCCCGCACGCGGGTGAGCACCTCCGACCTGAACCGCCTGCTGAAAGCGGCGATCGAGAACAATCCGCCGCCCTTGTATCGCAACCGCCAGCCCAAGATCTATTATACCACGCAGGTGGGCGAGGAACCGCCCACGGTAGTGCTGTTTTGCAATCAGCCGCAAGCCATCAGCGAGAACTACCGCCGTTACCTGCTGGGCGTTTTCCGCGACAATCTGCCGTATGCCGAGGTGCCGATCAAGCTCTATTTGCGGAAGCGCGAGAGCGCCGAGCCAGCGGAGGCTGTGGAAGGAGAGAGGCAGCCGGCGGCAAAATAG
- a CDS encoding DUF433 domain-containing protein: MHMDQPIITSSPDILSGAPVFAGTRVPVHTLVEYLAAGDSIDDFLDGFPSVSRDQVIAFLSRAEDLVCGPRS; the protein is encoded by the coding sequence ATGCACATGGATCAGCCGATCATCACCTCATCGCCCGATATTCTGAGCGGGGCGCCGGTGTTTGCCGGAACGCGCGTTCCGGTGCATACGCTCGTGGAGTACTTGGCTGCCGGCGACTCGATCGACGATTTTCTGGATGGCTTTCCATCCGTCTCGCGCGATCAAGTCATCGCATTCTTGAGCCGAGCTGAAGATCTCGTCTGCGGTCCGCGAAGTTGA
- a CDS encoding ATP-grasp domain-containing protein: protein MGTPLLIVGASVRAAAQSAVRLGLVPVCGDLFGDADLPDVSVGQVARSFPRDLVRIADQAPAGPWMYTGGLENHPRVVARISRRRELLGNSPANLRKLRDPFTLGRVLDDAGFLFPECRDSSDGLPRDGRWLRKHRRSSGGLRVERWSGERGSSEARGSYYQRYLDGLPLGAAYIAAAGRSRLLGVSEQVVAGTPQAPFRYGGSIAPIKLPPQQHEYLSALGEVLARQFDLRGLFGVDLIAAADCLWAIEVNPRYTASVELFERAYSFNAIELHLAACRDGRLPDLQTKPHARCYGKSILYADRPQRVTNTLTSALCGLNASGMWPTVADIPRAGTEITTGQPVVTVFAEAADRSTLGVALHRRMEDVRFLLGA, encoded by the coding sequence CGGCTGGGGCTGGTGCCCGTCTGCGGCGACCTTTTTGGCGACGCCGACCTGCCCGACGTCAGCGTCGGGCAGGTCGCGCGGTCGTTTCCCCGCGACCTGGTCCGTATCGCGGATCAGGCGCCGGCCGGTCCCTGGATGTACACAGGTGGTCTGGAAAACCATCCGCGCGTCGTCGCCAGAATCTCGCGGCGGCGCGAGCTGCTGGGCAATTCGCCGGCCAACCTGCGCAAGCTACGCGATCCGTTCACGTTGGGCCGCGTGCTCGATGACGCCGGTTTCCTTTTTCCTGAATGTCGCGATTCGAGCGACGGGCTGCCGCGCGACGGCCGTTGGTTGCGAAAGCACCGGCGGTCGAGCGGAGGTCTGCGCGTCGAGCGATGGTCGGGCGAGCGCGGGTCGTCCGAGGCACGCGGCTCCTATTATCAGCGCTACCTCGACGGCCTGCCGCTGGGGGCGGCGTATATAGCCGCGGCCGGGCGATCGCGCCTTCTCGGCGTCAGCGAGCAGGTCGTGGCCGGCACTCCGCAAGCGCCGTTTCGCTATGGCGGGTCGATTGCGCCCATCAAGCTGCCGCCACAGCAGCACGAATATCTGTCGGCACTCGGCGAGGTGCTGGCTCGTCAATTCGACTTGCGGGGTCTGTTCGGCGTCGATCTGATTGCGGCGGCCGACTGTCTTTGGGCCATCGAAGTCAACCCGCGCTACACCGCTTCGGTCGAACTGTTCGAGCGAGCATATTCGTTCAATGCCATTGAACTGCACCTCGCCGCGTGCCGCGATGGTCGGCTGCCGGATCTACAGACGAAGCCGCACGCGCGATGTTACGGCAAGTCGATTCTCTACGCCGACCGTCCGCAACGTGTGACGAATACACTCACATCCGCACTGTGTGGCCTCAACGCATCGGGCATGTGGCCGACAGTGGCCGACATTCCGCGTGCCGGGACGGAGATCACGACGGGTCAACCGGTGGTCACCGTGTTTGCCGAAGCCGCGGACCGGTCGACGTTGGGAGTCGCGCTACACCGCAGGATGGAGGACGTTCGATTCCTACTCGGCGCGTGA
- the ald gene encoding alanine dehydrogenase, translating to MIVGVPKEIKRDEYRVAILPVGVEELTRAGHTVLVQSGAGLGSGIPDERYAEQGARLVDRADEIFAQAELIMKVKEPLPAEWPLLRRGQTVFTYFHFAADRELTEAVLASGATAVAYETLRDDRGRLPLLTPMSEVAGRMSIQEGAKYLERPQMGRGILLGGVPGVAPAHITVLGGGVVGANAAKVAAGFGASVGLLDINMDRLRYLDDVMPPNVDCLFSDRHTIREQLKRADLVIGAVLIPGAKAPRLIDYDDLKLMQPGSVIIDVAIDQGGCVATSRPTTHSEPTFIVEQVLHYCVTNMPGAVGRTSTYALCNVTLPWAMQIARRGIEAAARALPPIASAVNIMDGEVTNEAVAASFAFPFRPRFAEA from the coding sequence ATGATCGTCGGCGTTCCCAAAGAGATCAAACGCGATGAATACCGCGTCGCCATTCTGCCGGTCGGCGTCGAAGAGCTGACGCGGGCCGGGCACACCGTGCTGGTGCAATCCGGGGCGGGACTCGGTTCGGGGATTCCGGACGAGCGCTACGCCGAGCAGGGTGCCAGGCTCGTCGATCGGGCGGACGAGATCTTCGCTCAGGCCGAGTTGATCATGAAGGTCAAGGAGCCGTTGCCGGCCGAATGGCCCCTGCTGCGTAGAGGGCAGACCGTGTTCACCTATTTCCATTTTGCCGCCGACCGCGAGCTGACCGAGGCGGTGCTGGCATCGGGAGCGACGGCCGTGGCTTATGAAACGCTGCGCGACGATCGGGGCCGGCTGCCGCTGTTGACGCCGATGAGCGAGGTCGCCGGTCGCATGAGCATTCAAGAGGGGGCAAAGTATCTGGAGCGGCCGCAAATGGGGCGCGGCATTCTGTTGGGCGGCGTGCCCGGCGTGGCGCCGGCCCACATTACGGTTCTGGGTGGCGGCGTGGTGGGGGCCAACGCGGCCAAAGTGGCGGCCGGATTCGGGGCCAGCGTGGGCCTGCTCGACATCAACATGGACCGGCTGCGGTATCTCGACGACGTCATGCCGCCCAACGTCGATTGCCTGTTCAGCGACCGGCACACGATCCGCGAGCAGCTCAAGCGGGCCGACCTGGTGATCGGCGCCGTGCTGATTCCCGGCGCCAAAGCGCCCCGCCTGATCGACTACGACGACCTGAAACTGATGCAGCCGGGCAGCGTGATCATCGACGTGGCGATCGACCAGGGCGGTTGCGTGGCCACCAGCCGGCCGACGACGCACAGCGAGCCGACGTTCATCGTCGAGCAGGTGCTGCATTATTGCGTCACCAACATGCCCGGCGCCGTTGGCCGCACGAGCACCTACGCCTTGTGCAATGTGACCTTGCCGTGGGCCATGCAGATTGCCCGGCGGGGCATCGAAGCGGCCGCGCGGGCGCTGCCTCCCATCGCCAGCGCCGTCAACATTATGGACGGCGAAGTCACCAACGAAGCCGTCGCCGCCAGCTTCGCGTTTCCCTTCCGCCCGCGCTTCGCGGAAGCGTGA
- a CDS encoding type II toxin-antitoxin system Phd/YefM family antitoxin → MKIASVTEVGSQFNAFVEASETGPIVVTRDGRPVAVLVAIDDEDEIERLLMAYSPRLQAILDKSRKSIREGRGIPHDEFWKTSCLGRV, encoded by the coding sequence ATGAAGATTGCGTCAGTCACTGAAGTAGGATCACAGTTCAATGCATTTGTAGAGGCCAGTGAAACCGGGCCGATTGTCGTGACGCGGGACGGCAGGCCAGTTGCCGTTCTCGTTGCCATCGATGATGAGGATGAGATCGAGCGACTCTTGATGGCGTACTCGCCACGCCTGCAAGCGATTCTCGACAAGTCTCGAAAATCCATTCGAGAGGGCCGCGGCATTCCGCACGACGAATTTTGGAAAACTTCATGCCTCGGAAGGGTGTGA
- a CDS encoding DUF1501 domain-containing protein, whose product MNLLPQHPQCHCQSRRSFLFDGARGISGIALAALLARDGQGAEGFQRPDGRPHFPPKAKSVIWLFMRGGVSHLESFDPKPALNQYAGKSIDETPFAGVQNPERLKKVRVVVVNDANGQQRKVLYPLQVGFKKHGQSGIEVSDWFPSLGGVIDDLAVVRSMWTTDDNHGAQVQFHSGRHMLDGFFPTIGAWINYGLGTLDENLPQFISMGPRFFDTRDAHYLGPAYDAVPLAVDPANPLPFAKPQLDLSPEEQELEFDLIGRLDRSTAKKNPDDESLRARLKSYELAFRMQQAVPEVIRFDGETAATQKTYGLDNPTTRPFGMQLLASRRLVERGVRFIQIMHGDGAAGAWDAHSNLRANHAGLAAQVDLPLAGLLADLKQRGMLQETIVVFATEFGRTPGSQGGNGRDHHPYGFSVLMAGGGLKGGVVHGATDEIGFHAVEHPHYVTDVHATLMRQLGLDARRLEVPGHKRLEIDYGEPMEEIIA is encoded by the coding sequence ATGAACCTGCTCCCCCAACACCCGCAATGTCACTGCCAGTCGCGACGATCGTTCCTCTTTGACGGTGCGCGGGGAATCTCCGGCATCGCGCTGGCCGCGCTGTTGGCCCGTGACGGGCAGGGTGCCGAAGGCTTTCAGCGGCCCGATGGCCGGCCGCACTTTCCGCCCAAGGCCAAGAGCGTGATCTGGCTCTTCATGCGCGGCGGCGTCAGCCACCTGGAAAGCTTCGATCCGAAGCCGGCGCTCAACCAGTACGCCGGCAAGTCGATCGACGAAACGCCGTTTGCCGGCGTGCAAAACCCGGAACGGCTCAAGAAGGTCCGCGTGGTCGTGGTGAACGACGCCAACGGCCAGCAGCGAAAAGTGCTCTATCCACTGCAAGTCGGCTTCAAGAAGCACGGTCAAAGCGGCATCGAGGTGAGCGACTGGTTCCCGAGCCTCGGCGGCGTCATCGACGACCTGGCCGTCGTCCGCTCGATGTGGACCACCGACGACAACCACGGCGCGCAGGTGCAGTTTCACTCCGGCCGGCACATGCTCGACGGCTTTTTTCCGACCATCGGCGCCTGGATCAACTACGGCCTGGGCACGCTCGACGAGAACCTGCCGCAGTTCATTTCGATGGGGCCGCGGTTCTTCGACACGCGCGACGCGCACTATCTCGGCCCCGCCTACGACGCGGTGCCGCTGGCGGTCGATCCGGCCAACCCGCTCCCCTTCGCCAAGCCGCAACTCGACCTGTCGCCCGAAGAACAGGAGTTGGAGTTCGACCTGATCGGCCGGCTCGATCGCAGCACCGCCAAAAAAAATCCCGACGACGAATCGCTGCGGGCAAGGCTCAAAAGCTACGAGCTGGCGTTTCGCATGCAGCAGGCCGTGCCCGAAGTGATCCGCTTCGACGGCGAGACGGCGGCCACGCAGAAAACGTACGGCCTCGACAACCCGACGACGCGGCCCTTCGGCATGCAGCTTTTGGCGTCGCGGCGGCTGGTGGAGCGGGGCGTGCGGTTCATTCAGATCATGCACGGCGACGGCGCCGCGGGCGCCTGGGACGCGCACTCGAACCTGCGGGCCAATCACGCCGGCCTGGCGGCGCAGGTCGACCTGCCGCTCGCCGGGCTGCTGGCCGACCTGAAGCAGCGGGGCATGCTGCAGGAGACGATCGTGGTGTTCGCCACCGAGTTTGGCCGCACGCCCGGCTCGCAGGGCGGCAACGGACGCGATCATCATCCCTATGGATTTTCGGTGTTGATGGCGGGCGGCGGGCTGAAGGGGGGCGTCGTTCACGGGGCGACCGACGAGATCGGATTCCACGCCGTCGAGCATCCGCACTATGTGACCGACGTTCACGCCACGCTGATGCGGCAGCTCGGTCTCGACGCCCGGCGGCTGGAAGTGCCGGGCCACAAGCGGCTGGAGATCGATTACGGCGAGCCGATGGAAGAGATCATCGCGTGA
- a CDS encoding DUF1553 domain-containing protein, whose amino-acid sequence MPGLLVRNLTVITIAVWLSTSPAAKAVDYLREVKPLLKERCFACHGALKQESGLRADTAAALLQGGDSGPAVVARNVEQSLLLKRVAAADEAERMPPEGKPLTPEQIARLSAWIAAGAPAPTDEQPEADPRQHWAFQRPQRPALRRRRPAGPDAAVSPAAQSPGLRNPIDALLAAEQERLELKPVGETPKSLLLRRVYLDLIGLPPRRDELHAFLTDERADAYERVVDRLLGSPRYGERWGRHWMDVWRYSDWFGLGDQLRNSQKHLWHWRDWIVESLNADKGYDRMIVEMLAGDEVSPADRDVLRATGFLARNYYLFNRTTWLDDTIEHTAKAFLGLTINCAKCHDHKYDPLSQLDYYRLRAVFEPHQVRLDVCPGEVDLERDGLPRAFDAHLDATTWLHRRGNEKDPDKSRSIDPGAPAALAGEFAVSPIDLPPESFSPAVQPFVLDDQLRATDREIDLKRAALAKARDDLAAAEQRDAEQSPLVPASGSDQPLTTAAARLAAAVAEKTLLAAELRPDQLRAAHAAAVAQSRDMPGDEIMKLVTAAALASRRYELAKTAEQLALAEQRLAAADDKARPEVEKQLHAAREALAKAEAAVAQPGDKYIPIRASLKALEGPDEKADSRDAPYPHASTGRRTALARWIARRDNPLTARVAVNQIWMRHFGQPLVESVEDFGRRAPRPPLIDLLDWLAVELMDAGWSMKHLHRLMVTSRAYRLSTSIAGAEEATVKSDPDNAFFWRRRPMRMESQVVRDSLLQLAGALDPAMGGPTLDPKQDVTVFRRSLYFTHSRDHRHEFLSMFDDADIFRCYRRTESIVPQQALTMANSRLTLAMARQLAGRLNLELGPVDDALFVDAAFETVLCRLPDGEERAACLESLSRIKQLLTTQNHPLPEARAREDLVHALLNHNDFVTIR is encoded by the coding sequence ATGCCTGGGTTGCTTGTGCGAAACCTGACGGTCATCACTATCGCGGTTTGGCTTTCGACCTCGCCGGCGGCGAAGGCCGTCGATTATTTGCGCGAAGTCAAACCCCTGCTTAAAGAACGCTGTTTCGCCTGTCATGGGGCGCTCAAGCAAGAAAGCGGATTGCGCGCCGATACCGCGGCCGCGTTGCTCCAGGGCGGCGACAGTGGGCCGGCGGTCGTGGCCCGCAACGTCGAGCAAAGCCTGCTGCTGAAGCGCGTTGCCGCCGCCGACGAGGCGGAGCGAATGCCGCCGGAAGGAAAGCCGCTCACGCCCGAACAAATCGCCCGGCTCTCGGCGTGGATTGCCGCGGGGGCGCCGGCACCGACCGACGAGCAACCGGAAGCGGATCCGCGACAACATTGGGCGTTTCAACGGCCGCAACGGCCCGCGTTGCGGCGTCGGCGTCCCGCCGGCCCGGATGCGGCAGTGTCACCCGCCGCGCAGTCGCCCGGCCTGCGAAACCCGATCGACGCCCTGCTGGCGGCCGAGCAGGAGCGGCTGGAGTTGAAACCCGTGGGCGAAACGCCGAAGTCGTTGCTCTTGCGGCGGGTCTATCTCGATCTGATCGGCCTGCCGCCGAGGCGCGACGAGCTGCACGCCTTTCTGACGGACGAGCGGGCCGACGCCTACGAGCGGGTCGTCGATCGTCTGCTGGGCAGTCCGCGGTATGGCGAGCGATGGGGGAGGCATTGGATGGACGTCTGGCGTTACAGCGACTGGTTCGGCCTGGGCGACCAATTGCGCAACAGCCAGAAGCATCTCTGGCATTGGCGCGATTGGATCGTCGAGTCGCTCAATGCCGATAAGGGTTACGACCGGATGATTGTCGAGATGCTGGCCGGCGACGAAGTGTCGCCCGCCGACCGCGACGTGCTGCGGGCCACGGGCTTTTTGGCCCGCAACTATTATCTCTTCAACCGCACGACCTGGCTCGACGACACGATCGAACACACGGCCAAAGCGTTTCTGGGCCTGACGATCAACTGCGCCAAGTGCCACGACCACAAATACGACCCGCTTTCGCAGCTCGACTACTATCGCCTGCGGGCGGTCTTCGAACCACACCAGGTGCGGCTCGATGTTTGCCCCGGCGAGGTCGATTTGGAGCGCGACGGCCTGCCGCGAGCGTTCGACGCCCATCTCGACGCGACGACCTGGCTGCACCGCCGCGGCAATGAAAAAGATCCCGATAAGAGCCGTTCGATCGATCCGGGCGCGCCTGCGGCGCTGGCCGGCGAGTTCGCGGTTTCGCCGATTGATTTGCCGCCGGAGTCGTTCAGTCCCGCGGTGCAGCCGTTTGTGCTCGACGATCAATTACGGGCCACCGATCGGGAGATCGACCTGAAGCGGGCCGCGCTGGCCAAGGCCCGCGACGATTTGGCGGCGGCCGAACAACGCGACGCCGAGCAATCGCCGCTCGTCCCGGCTTCCGGCAGTGACCAACCACTGACGACCGCGGCCGCCCGACTCGCGGCGGCCGTTGCGGAAAAAACGCTCTTGGCTGCCGAGTTGCGGCCGGATCAATTGCGCGCCGCCCATGCCGCCGCGGTGGCTCAGTCTCGCGACATGCCGGGCGACGAGATCATGAAACTCGTGACCGCCGCCGCGCTGGCCAGCCGGCGATATGAACTGGCCAAAACGGCCGAGCAGCTCGCATTGGCCGAGCAGAGACTGGCTGCGGCCGACGACAAGGCCCGGCCCGAAGTAGAAAAGCAGCTCCATGCCGCCCGTGAGGCGCTCGCCAAAGCTGAGGCGGCGGTTGCACAGCCGGGCGACAAGTACATCCCGATCCGTGCTTCGCTCAAGGCCTTGGAAGGGCCGGATGAAAAGGCCGACTCCCGCGATGCGCCTTATCCCCACGCCAGCACCGGCCGGCGCACGGCGCTTGCCCGATGGATCGCCCGTCGCGACAACCCGCTCACGGCCCGCGTGGCGGTGAACCAAATCTGGATGCGTCACTTCGGGCAGCCGCTGGTCGAGTCGGTCGAAGACTTTGGCCGCCGCGCGCCGCGGCCGCCGCTCATCGACCTGCTCGACTGGCTGGCGGTGGAGCTGATGGACGCCGGTTGGAGCATGAAGCACCTGCACCGTCTGATGGTGACGTCGCGAGCCTACCGGCTGAGCACGTCGATTGCCGGCGCGGAGGAAGCCACGGTCAAAAGCGACCCCGACAACGCCTTTTTTTGGCGACGGCGGCCGATGCGGATGGAGTCGCAGGTCGTTCGAGATAGTCTGTTGCAGCTTGCCGGCGCGCTCGATCCGGCGATGGGCGGCCCGACCCTCGACCCCAAGCAAGACGTGACCGTTTTTCGCCGCAGCCTGTACTTCACGCACTCGCGCGACCACCGCCATGAGTTCCTGTCGATGTTCGACGACGCCGATATTTTCCGCTGTTATCGCCGCACCGAGAGCATTGTGCCGCAGCAGGCGCTGACCATGGCCAACAGCCGCTTGACGCTGGCCATGGCCCGGCAACTCGCCGGGCGGCTGAACCTGGAACTTGGCCCGGTCGATGACGCCCTGTTCGTCGACGCGGCGTTCGAGACAGTTCTTTGCCGTTTGCCCGACGGTGAGGAGCGCGCCGCCTGTTTAGAATCTTTGTCGCGGATCAAGCAGTTATTGACGACCCAGAATCACCCGCTGCCCGAAGCGCGCGCTCGCGAAGATTTGGTTCATGCGTTGCTGAACCACAACGACTTTGTGACAATCCGATGA
- a CDS encoding DUF5615 family PIN-like protein, which translates to MLLDECVDARRAREIVGHHVQTVPQVGWAGLNDGEILKNAERRFDALVTTDANLEFQQNLASFNLAVIVLRAATNRLADLKPLVPELLSVLPTAPKRQATYVRA; encoded by the coding sequence GTGCTCCTTGACGAATGTGTCGATGCCCGCCGTGCGCGCGAGATCGTCGGCCATCACGTTCAGACGGTGCCCCAAGTCGGTTGGGCGGGACTTAACGACGGCGAGATTCTCAAGAATGCCGAGAGACGATTCGACGCGCTCGTGACGACCGATGCCAACCTTGAGTTCCAACAGAACCTGGCGAGTTTCAATCTCGCTGTAATCGTGCTTCGTGCGGCAACAAACCGGCTAGCGGACTTGAAACCGTTGGTTCCCGAGTTGCTCTCGGTGCTGCCCACGGCCCCGAAGCGTCAAGCGACCTACGTTCGCGCGTAA